A single window of Halobacterium jilantaiense DNA harbors:
- a CDS encoding NADP-dependent malic enzyme, protein MGLDEDALDYHASDPPGKVEISTTKPTNTQRDLSLAYSPGVAAPCRKIADDPENAFKYTTKGNMVGVVSNGSAVLGLGDIGAQAAKPVMEGKGVLFKRFADIDVFDIELDQASADELVETVSAMEPTFGGINLEDIKAPECFEVETRLREEMDVPVFHDDQHGTAIISGAALLNAAEIADKDLDDLEVVFSGAGASAIATAKFYVSLGVQRENVTMCDSSGVITEDRDVNDFKAEFAQPAGEGGDLADAMAGADVFVGLSVGGIVSQEMVQSMADDPIVFAMANPDPEIDYEAAKQARDDTVIMATGRSDYPNQVNNVLGFPFIFRGALDVRATDINEDMKVAAAEALADLAKQDVPDEVVKAYGDQPLQFGSEYIIPKPLDPRVLFEVAPAVAVAAMESGVARTNLDPEQYREELEARLGKSREMMRIVINKAKSSKQRVALGEGDDEKMIRAAYQMAEEDIAEPVLLGDRDTIDGAVDALGLDFEPDVVDPDEGDHSEYADRLYELRKRKGITRSEAESLVTRDPNYLGSTMVEAGDADAFLTGLTHHYPSALRPPLQVVGTAPDADYVAGVYMLTFKNQVIFVADATVNQNPDEEVLAEVARHTADLARRFNVDPRVAMLSYSNFGSVDNEGTRKPREAARLLREDESADFPVDGEMQADTAVVEDILEGTYGFSELDGPANVLIFPNLEAGNIGYKLLQRLGGADAIGPMLVGMDKPVHVLQRGDEVKDIVNLAAVAAADAQQREE, encoded by the coding sequence ATGGGACTCGACGAGGACGCGCTGGACTACCACGCCAGCGACCCGCCAGGGAAAGTAGAGATTTCGACGACGAAACCGACGAACACGCAGCGAGACCTCTCGCTGGCGTACTCGCCGGGCGTGGCAGCGCCCTGCCGGAAGATTGCCGACGACCCCGAGAACGCCTTCAAGTACACCACGAAGGGCAACATGGTCGGGGTCGTCTCGAACGGCTCGGCGGTGCTCGGCCTCGGCGACATCGGCGCGCAGGCCGCCAAGCCCGTCATGGAGGGGAAGGGCGTGCTGTTCAAGCGCTTCGCCGACATCGACGTCTTCGACATCGAACTCGACCAGGCCTCGGCGGACGAACTCGTCGAGACCGTCTCCGCGATGGAGCCGACGTTCGGCGGCATCAACCTAGAGGACATCAAGGCCCCCGAGTGCTTCGAGGTCGAGACCCGGCTGCGCGAGGAGATGGACGTGCCGGTGTTCCACGACGACCAGCACGGCACCGCCATCATCTCGGGCGCGGCGCTGCTGAACGCCGCCGAAATCGCCGACAAGGACCTCGACGACCTCGAAGTCGTCTTCTCCGGCGCGGGCGCGTCCGCCATCGCGACGGCGAAGTTCTACGTCTCGCTCGGCGTGCAGCGCGAGAACGTCACGATGTGTGACTCCTCGGGCGTCATCACCGAGGACCGCGACGTCAACGACTTCAAAGCCGAGTTCGCCCAACCCGCGGGCGAGGGCGGCGACCTCGCCGACGCGATGGCCGGCGCGGACGTCTTTGTCGGGCTCTCCGTCGGCGGCATCGTCAGCCAGGAGATGGTGCAGTCGATGGCCGACGACCCCATCGTGTTCGCGATGGCGAACCCCGACCCCGAAATCGACTACGAGGCCGCGAAGCAGGCCCGCGACGACACCGTCATCATGGCGACGGGGCGCTCGGACTACCCGAATCAGGTGAACAACGTCCTCGGCTTCCCGTTCATCTTCCGGGGCGCACTCGACGTGCGCGCGACCGACATCAACGAGGACATGAAGGTCGCCGCCGCCGAGGCGCTCGCCGACCTCGCCAAACAGGACGTCCCCGACGAAGTTGTGAAAGCCTACGGCGACCAGCCCCTGCAGTTCGGCTCCGAGTACATCATCCCGAAGCCGCTGGACCCGCGCGTGCTGTTCGAGGTGGCACCGGCCGTGGCCGTCGCCGCGATGGAGTCCGGCGTCGCCCGGACGAACCTCGACCCCGAGCAGTACCGCGAGGAACTGGAGGCCCGCCTCGGCAAGAGCCGGGAGATGATGCGCATCGTCATCAACAAGGCCAAGAGCAGCAAGCAGCGCGTCGCGCTCGGCGAGGGCGACGACGAGAAGATGATTCGCGCGGCCTACCAGATGGCCGAGGAGGACATCGCAGAGCCCGTCCTCCTGGGCGACCGAGACACCATCGACGGAGCCGTCGACGCGCTCGGTCTCGACTTCGAGCCCGATGTCGTCGACCCCGACGAGGGCGACCACAGCGAGTACGCCGACCGGCTCTACGAACTCCGCAAGCGCAAGGGCATCACGCGCAGTGAGGCCGAGTCGCTCGTGACCCGCGACCCGAACTACCTCGGGTCGACGATGGTCGAGGCCGGCGACGCCGACGCCTTCCTCACGGGGCTCACCCACCACTACCCGAGCGCGCTCCGCCCGCCGCTGCAGGTCGTCGGCACCGCGCCGGACGCCGACTACGTCGCGGGCGTCTACATGCTGACGTTCAAGAATCAGGTCATCTTCGTCGCTGACGCCACCGTCAACCAGAACCCCGACGAGGAAGTCCTCGCCGAGGTCGCGCGCCACACCGCCGACCTCGCGCGCCGCTTCAACGTCGACCCCCGGGTGGCGATGCTGTCGTACTCGAACTTCGGCAGCGTCGACAACGAGGGCACCCGGAAGCCTCGTGAGGCCGCCCGCCTCCTCCGCGAGGACGAGTCCGCCGACTTCCCCGTCGACGGCGAGATGCAGGCCGACACCGCCGTCGTCGAGGACATCCTCGAAGGCACCTACGGCTTCAGCGAACTCGACGGCCCCGCGAACGTGCTCATCTTCCCGAACCTCGAAGCCGGCAACATCGGCTACAAGCTCCTCCAGCGCCTCGGCGGCGCGGACGCCATCGGCCCGATGCTGGTCGGCATGGACAAGCCCGTCCACGTCCTCCAGCGCGGCGACGAGGTCAAGGATATCGTGAACCTCGCGGCCGTCGCGGCGGCCGACGCACAGCAGCGCGAGGAGTAG
- a CDS encoding COX15/CtaA family protein: MARRSYQLAAVTTVLTFALILLGEFTAVSGSGATCGLQWPDCSGRLLPFGLPVNDFIEQFHRSVAMVVGFFILGTGAVAYRNFDDRDIQVSGVLAVVLLPLQVILGGTTVTFSGLLPWGYQPITQAIHHLAALAIFGTLIYATLRMREKTGLGLGRVRTAALAGLAMLPLELAFSRNTLFAVYGTRVQLLNHTFELAVFAAALTGYVWARQRGATRAARACAAATLLVVVQVLSMVGVFEFSAALQLTYYALAAAVAALLVLSARTQWHVDLSVDGAASR, from the coding sequence ATGGCTCGTCGCTCGTACCAGCTCGCGGCCGTGACCACTGTACTCACGTTCGCGCTCATCCTCCTCGGGGAGTTCACCGCCGTCTCGGGCTCTGGTGCCACTTGCGGGCTCCAGTGGCCGGACTGCAGCGGCCGACTGCTGCCGTTCGGGCTCCCGGTCAACGACTTCATCGAGCAGTTCCACCGCTCGGTCGCGATGGTCGTCGGCTTCTTCATCCTCGGCACCGGCGCTGTCGCCTACCGAAACTTCGACGACCGCGACATCCAGGTGTCGGGCGTCCTCGCCGTCGTCCTGCTCCCCCTGCAGGTCATTCTGGGCGGCACCACCGTCACCTTCAGCGGGCTCCTCCCGTGGGGCTACCAGCCCATCACGCAGGCCATCCACCACCTCGCCGCGCTCGCCATCTTCGGGACACTCATCTACGCCACGCTCCGCATGCGCGAGAAAACCGGCCTCGGGCTCGGGCGCGTCCGGACCGCCGCGCTCGCCGGCCTCGCGATGCTCCCGCTGGAACTCGCGTTCTCTCGGAACACCCTCTTCGCCGTCTACGGCACGCGCGTCCAGTTGCTCAACCACACCTTCGAACTCGCGGTGTTCGCCGCCGCGCTCACGGGGTACGTCTGGGCGCGCCAGCGCGGCGCGACGCGCGCCGCCAGAGCGTGCGCAGCAGCCACCCTGCTGGTCGTCGTCCAGGTGCTGTCGATGGTCGGGGTCTTCGAGTTCTCGGCGGCCCTCCAGCTCACGTACTACGCGCTCGCCGCCGCCGTCGCCGCGCTGCTCGTGCTCAGCGCACGAACGCAGTGGCACGTCGACCTCTCGGTCGACGGCGCAGCGAGTCGCTGA
- a CDS encoding amino acid ABC transporter ATP-binding protein — protein sequence MQDTDALLEFEGVDKYFGQNHVLKDVDLSVEEREVVVVIGPSGSGKSTLLRCTNRLEEVQDGEIRLDGVSLTDPETDINALRQRIGMVFQSFNLFPHKTALENISLAPEKVKGTPESDAKGDADDLLERVGLDGQGSSYPNQLSGGQQQRVAIARALAMNPQVMLFDEVTSALDPELVGEVLDVMRNLAEEGMTMLVVTHEMGFAREVGDRIVLMADGKVVEKTPAEQFFEEPTTERGRRFLSRLL from the coding sequence ATGCAAGACACTGACGCCTTACTGGAGTTCGAGGGTGTGGACAAGTACTTCGGACAGAACCACGTGCTGAAAGACGTCGATCTGTCCGTCGAGGAGCGAGAGGTCGTCGTGGTCATCGGCCCGTCGGGGTCCGGGAAGTCGACGCTCCTCCGCTGCACGAACCGGCTCGAAGAGGTTCAGGACGGGGAGATTCGCCTCGACGGCGTGTCGCTGACGGACCCGGAGACGGACATCAACGCGCTCCGACAGCGCATCGGAATGGTGTTCCAGAGCTTCAACCTCTTCCCGCACAAGACCGCGCTGGAGAACATCTCGCTGGCTCCCGAGAAGGTCAAGGGGACGCCGGAGTCCGACGCCAAGGGGGACGCCGACGACCTCCTCGAACGTGTCGGGCTCGACGGCCAGGGGTCGTCGTACCCGAACCAGCTGTCCGGCGGCCAGCAGCAGCGGGTCGCCATCGCTCGCGCGCTGGCGATGAACCCACAGGTGATGCTGTTCGACGAGGTGACGAGCGCGCTCGACCCCGAACTCGTCGGCGAGGTGCTGGACGTCATGCGGAATCTCGCGGAGGAGGGGATGACGATGCTGGTCGTCACACACGAGATGGGGTTCGCCCGCGAAGTGGGCGACCGCATCGTGTTGATGGCGGACGGGAAGGTCGTCGAGAAAACACCAGCCGAACAGTTCTTCGAGGAGCCGACGACCGAGCGGGGCCGTCGGTTCCTGTCGCGGCTCCTGTAG
- a CDS encoding amino acid ABC transporter permease: MSDSTVDGEPSSETSGGVLMRDRLVRRLGVVVSLAFLALVGSLVTWIVSTQVDFSLLETIFPRFVEAFWLVIRIVAISSVLSVTLGVFVGLGRISTSRITGKIAKGYVEFFRGTPLLFQLFIIFFGIPRLWATGEFPIVNWAVPAAVIGLTLNHAAYVGEAIRGGIDAVPDGQMEAARSLGMSRVMALREVVLPQAWRNALAAIGNDQIILVKDTSLLTVIAVPELMSVFRSVNSNQLDPWTPLVWLCVFYLAITMTMSQLVSLLERRADWGGSQYATDGEDDEDEADGFFERRFGGA; the protein is encoded by the coding sequence ATGTCTGACTCTACCGTCGACGGAGAACCAAGCAGTGAGACGAGCGGCGGCGTGTTGATGCGGGACCGCCTCGTGCGGCGGCTCGGGGTCGTGGTCTCGCTCGCGTTCCTGGCGCTCGTCGGGTCACTCGTCACGTGGATTGTCTCCACACAGGTCGATTTCAGTCTCCTCGAAACCATCTTTCCGCGGTTCGTGGAGGCGTTCTGGCTCGTCATCCGCATCGTCGCTATCTCCAGCGTGCTGTCCGTGACACTCGGCGTGTTCGTCGGCCTCGGTCGCATCTCGACCTCCCGGATCACCGGGAAGATAGCGAAAGGCTACGTCGAGTTCTTCCGCGGGACGCCGCTGCTGTTCCAGTTGTTCATCATCTTCTTCGGTATCCCGCGGCTGTGGGCGACGGGGGAGTTCCCGATTGTCAACTGGGCGGTCCCGGCCGCAGTCATCGGACTGACACTCAACCACGCGGCGTACGTGGGCGAAGCCATCCGCGGCGGCATCGACGCCGTGCCGGACGGCCAGATGGAGGCCGCTCGCTCCCTGGGGATGTCCCGCGTCATGGCACTCCGAGAGGTCGTGTTGCCGCAGGCGTGGCGGAACGCGCTGGCGGCAATCGGGAACGACCAGATTATTCTGGTGAAAGACACCTCACTGCTCACCGTCATCGCGGTGCCGGAGCTGATGAGCGTGTTCCGGAGCGTCAACAGCAACCAGCTCGACCCGTGGACGCCGCTGGTCTGGCTGTGCGTGTTCTACCTCGCGATCACGATGACGATGAGTCAGCTGGTGAGCCTGCTCGAACGGAGGGCCGACTGGGGCGGCAGCCAGTACGCGACCGACGGCGAGGACGACGAGGACGAAGCGGATGGGTTCTTCGAGCGTCGCTTCGGGGGTGCCTGA
- a CDS encoding transporter substrate-binding domain-containing protein, giving the protein MQRRDYLKTTAGASSALALSGCLGLFGNSDKIVIGSDIPYKPFEYETKEGELVGFDVDIAEAIFAEQMDRDYEFKRTSFDGIMGSLNNGNFRIIMSAMTINETRKESVDFSDPYFTAYQTIAVLEADNITSPEDLAGKNVGVQKGTTGETAAEGLKEDLSGDLEIKSFDQITGAFDALLNNQVSAVINDNTVTASFVNENDGVMFLEGEGEAAAQDENAPPYYTLTVENYGIGFRQDDDEFRQEVNDALAAIREDGTYDEIYNEYFDG; this is encoded by the coding sequence ATGCAACGACGTGACTACCTCAAAACGACCGCGGGTGCATCGTCAGCACTGGCGCTGAGTGGCTGTCTCGGACTGTTCGGCAACAGCGACAAAATCGTCATCGGGTCGGACATCCCGTACAAGCCCTTCGAGTACGAGACCAAGGAGGGCGAACTCGTCGGGTTCGACGTGGACATCGCCGAGGCAATCTTCGCGGAGCAGATGGACCGCGACTACGAGTTCAAGCGGACGTCCTTCGACGGCATCATGGGGTCGCTGAACAACGGGAACTTCCGCATCATCATGAGCGCGATGACCATCAACGAGACGCGGAAGGAGTCCGTCGACTTCTCGGACCCGTACTTCACCGCCTACCAGACTATCGCCGTCCTCGAGGCGGACAACATCACGTCCCCCGAGGACCTCGCCGGGAAGAACGTCGGCGTCCAGAAGGGGACGACCGGTGAGACGGCCGCCGAAGGGCTCAAAGAGGACCTGTCCGGCGACCTCGAAATCAAGAGCTTCGACCAGATTACGGGCGCGTTCGACGCTCTGCTGAACAACCAGGTGTCTGCCGTCATCAACGACAACACCGTCACCGCGTCCTTCGTCAACGAGAATGATGGTGTCATGTTCCTGGAGGGCGAGGGCGAGGCCGCAGCGCAGGACGAGAACGCGCCGCCGTACTACACGCTCACTGTCGAGAACTACGGCATCGGCTTCCGGCAGGACGACGACGAGTTCCGCCAAGAGGTCAACGACGCGCTCGCCGCGATTCGGGAGGACGGCACGTACGACGAGATCTACAACGAGTACTTCGACGGATAA
- a CDS encoding replication factor C large subunit: MVDWTEKYRPSSLSEVRGNDKARDALAEWAETWEDHREAVVVHGSPGVGKTSAAHALASDAGWDVVELNASDQRTADVVERVAGEAAKSGTLTGGSGGKKLVLLDEADNLHGNVDRGGSAAITRLVKEAPQPVVLVANEYYDMSSALRNATQDIEFRDVSKRSIVPVLRDICRREDIDYDEDALKAIAEQNSGDLRSAVNDLQALAETDRKLTEDDVVMGERDRSQGVFDFLDGLIKTHGAEEALQAAYDVDETPDDLLNWVEDNVPKDYYGDELAVAYEFLSNADIWLGRVRATQNYSYWRYATDNIAAGVAASRQHDHGGWTRYGPPSYWRKLGSSRATREKRDYVARHIAETAGCSMATARNDVLPFLAAMTHHCKNRELTVAMAAAYEMQEEHVSFVTGSGETTNKVESIVADAEELREAAAVDHSGGAFEGAVRDDEDEDDQDVLADDDEETAADDEHDSGDDDSQRGLDEFF, encoded by the coding sequence ATGGTAGACTGGACGGAGAAGTACCGTCCGTCGTCGCTCTCCGAGGTCCGGGGCAACGACAAGGCCCGGGACGCGCTGGCGGAGTGGGCGGAGACGTGGGAGGACCACCGGGAGGCGGTCGTCGTCCACGGCAGCCCCGGCGTCGGGAAGACGTCGGCGGCCCACGCGCTCGCGAGCGACGCCGGCTGGGACGTCGTGGAGTTGAACGCCAGCGACCAGCGCACGGCCGACGTGGTCGAGCGCGTCGCGGGCGAGGCGGCGAAGTCGGGGACGCTCACCGGCGGCTCCGGCGGGAAGAAGCTCGTCCTGCTGGACGAGGCGGACAACCTCCACGGGAACGTCGACCGCGGCGGGAGCGCGGCCATCACGCGACTCGTGAAGGAGGCCCCGCAGCCCGTCGTCCTCGTCGCGAACGAGTACTACGACATGAGTTCCGCGCTCCGGAACGCCACGCAGGACATCGAGTTCCGGGACGTCTCGAAGCGCTCCATCGTCCCCGTGCTGCGGGACATCTGCCGACGGGAGGACATCGACTACGACGAGGACGCGCTGAAAGCCATCGCCGAGCAGAACTCCGGAGACCTGCGGTCCGCGGTCAACGACCTGCAGGCGCTCGCGGAGACCGACCGCAAACTCACCGAGGACGACGTGGTGATGGGCGAGCGCGACCGCTCGCAGGGCGTCTTCGACTTCCTCGACGGCCTCATCAAGACCCACGGCGCAGAGGAAGCGCTGCAGGCCGCCTACGACGTGGACGAGACGCCTGACGACCTCCTGAACTGGGTGGAGGACAACGTCCCGAAGGACTACTACGGCGACGAACTCGCGGTCGCGTACGAGTTCCTCTCGAACGCCGACATCTGGCTGGGCCGCGTGCGGGCGACCCAGAACTACTCGTACTGGCGGTACGCGACCGACAACATCGCCGCCGGCGTCGCGGCCTCGCGCCAGCACGACCACGGCGGCTGGACGCGCTACGGCCCGCCGAGCTACTGGCGGAAACTCGGGAGTTCGCGGGCGACCCGAGAGAAACGCGACTACGTCGCCCGCCACATCGCCGAGACGGCGGGCTGCAGTATGGCGACCGCGCGCAACGACGTGCTGCCGTTCCTCGCGGCGATGACCCACCACTGCAAGAACCGGGAGCTGACGGTGGCGATGGCGGCCGCCTACGAGATGCAGGAAGAACACGTCTCCTTCGTCACGGGCTCGGGGGAGACGACGAACAAGGTGGAGTCCATCGTCGCCGACGCCGAGGAGCTCCGCGAGGCGGCGGCCGTCGACCACTCGGGCGGCGCGTTCGAGGGCGCGGTCAGAGACGACGAAGACGAGGACGACCAAGACGTGCTGGCGGACGACGACGAGGAGACAGCGGCCGACGACGAGCACGACTCGGGCGACGACGACAGCCAGCGCGGCCTCGACGAGTTCTTCTGA
- a CDS encoding pyridoxamine 5'-phosphate oxidase family protein, which translates to MSHTRGVHLDAEERDAFLGAGGTGVVSFADASGPPHSIPVSYGYDDDTESFFFRLAYHADTEKPDPEDAAVSFVVYGETDEGWRSVVAKGDLESTDEDAVSTSALEALRRVDIPLVDVFERAPVETDFEFFRLQPTEFTGRKEAPPDE; encoded by the coding sequence ATGAGTCACACGAGAGGCGTTCACCTGGACGCCGAGGAGCGCGACGCGTTCCTGGGTGCCGGTGGCACTGGCGTGGTCTCGTTCGCGGACGCGAGCGGGCCGCCGCACTCGATTCCGGTCTCGTACGGGTACGACGACGACACGGAGTCGTTCTTCTTCCGGCTCGCGTACCACGCGGACACGGAGAAGCCCGACCCCGAGGACGCCGCGGTGTCGTTCGTCGTGTACGGGGAGACCGACGAGGGGTGGCGCAGCGTAGTGGCGAAAGGCGACCTGGAGTCGACCGACGAGGACGCCGTCTCGACGTCGGCGCTGGAGGCGCTCCGGCGCGTGGACATCCCGCTCGTGGACGTCTTCGAGCGGGCACCCGTGGAGACGGATTTCGAGTTCTTCCGGCTGCAGCCGACCGAGTTCACGGGACGGAAGGAGGCACCCCCCGACGAGTGA
- a CDS encoding YihY/virulence factor BrkB family protein has product MSVLSDATGFGERVFSEFSEKNVPFMAAGLAYNAFVSLAPLLVVLFLVVSVVGGGLEDRVVTASGTWLPGPIADVVQQVFQGDAAGGTASVVGLVVVLWGTLKIFRGLDTAFSEIYETTGESSFVDTLKDGVVVFVALVAAVVVTVGAAAVFAAFSETVPYVDALTPLVLVAGLVLAFYPMFYVFPDVDLGWRSVLPGVLFAAVGWAAFQALFQVYLAFSDPTAGSFFGGVVIVVTYLYFSAFVLLLGAVVNAVVGNYSSGTPGGVGGGAVGYDTDVDDSMRGDRLAKYLQDLREDITGHYRGMRPRTDGLPRRERPGGDVDVIEQHSEDADGETRRVTLTWQASGDDKKSGDAADSGVR; this is encoded by the coding sequence ATGTCCGTACTGTCCGACGCGACCGGGTTCGGCGAGCGCGTCTTCTCGGAGTTCTCCGAGAAGAACGTCCCGTTCATGGCGGCGGGGCTCGCGTACAACGCCTTCGTCTCGCTCGCGCCGCTGCTCGTCGTGTTGTTCCTCGTGGTGTCAGTCGTGGGCGGCGGCCTCGAGGACCGCGTCGTGACGGCCAGCGGGACGTGGCTGCCCGGCCCCATCGCGGACGTCGTCCAGCAGGTGTTCCAGGGCGACGCCGCAGGCGGGACCGCCTCCGTCGTCGGTCTCGTCGTGGTGCTGTGGGGGACGCTGAAGATTTTCCGCGGGCTGGACACCGCGTTCTCGGAGATCTACGAGACGACCGGCGAGAGCAGCTTCGTGGACACGCTGAAGGACGGCGTCGTCGTGTTCGTCGCGCTGGTCGCTGCAGTCGTCGTCACGGTCGGTGCGGCTGCCGTCTTCGCGGCGTTCTCCGAGACGGTGCCGTACGTCGACGCGCTGACGCCGCTGGTGCTGGTCGCGGGGCTCGTCCTCGCGTTCTACCCGATGTTCTACGTCTTCCCCGACGTGGACCTCGGCTGGCGCAGCGTGCTGCCGGGCGTGCTGTTCGCGGCGGTCGGCTGGGCGGCGTTCCAGGCGCTCTTCCAGGTGTACCTCGCGTTCAGCGACCCGACCGCGGGGAGCTTCTTCGGCGGCGTCGTCATCGTCGTCACGTACCTCTACTTCTCGGCGTTCGTGTTGCTGCTGGGCGCGGTCGTCAACGCCGTGGTCGGGAACTACTCCTCGGGGACACCCGGCGGTGTCGGCGGCGGTGCGGTGGGGTACGACACGGACGTCGACGACTCGATGCGCGGCGACCGACTGGCGAAGTACCTCCAGGACCTCCGCGAGGACATCACGGGCCACTACCGGGGGATGCGGCCGCGCACGGACGGCCTGCCGCGCCGCGAGCGCCCCGGCGGTGACGTCGACGTCATCGAACAGCACAGCGAGGACGCCGACGGGGAGACCCGGCGCGTCACCCTCACGTGGCAGGCGTCCGGTGACGACAAGAAGTCGGGCGACGCAGCCGATTCGGGGGTGCGCTGA
- a CDS encoding GNAT family N-acetyltransferase, giving the protein MTGDSHPDPGFPEVLTTQRLRLERCCRENVPVLELYRAASDRNPHIDAVTEHLTWEPHESVQASRETLAHFEQTWADGDIATYAVRPKASEPTPDSLTGSLDGERGVLAGTCALTCDWAADCATLGVWLRKEYWGRGYSGERADALLELAFDRLDFGVVAVCHDAGNEQSRRAIESYVERHGGRREGLLRNVAAGSEGGVDQVRYTISQSEWRTAGRK; this is encoded by the coding sequence ATGACTGGTGACTCACACCCCGACCCCGGATTCCCCGAGGTCCTCACTACGCAACGCCTGCGTCTGGAGCGCTGCTGCCGCGAGAACGTTCCCGTCCTGGAGCTCTATCGCGCGGCCTCCGACCGGAATCCGCACATCGACGCGGTGACCGAACACCTCACCTGGGAGCCACACGAGTCGGTGCAGGCCTCGCGGGAGACGCTCGCGCACTTCGAGCAGACCTGGGCGGACGGCGACATCGCGACGTACGCCGTCCGACCGAAGGCGTCGGAGCCGACGCCGGACTCCCTGACGGGGTCGCTCGACGGCGAGCGCGGCGTCCTCGCGGGCACCTGCGCGCTGACCTGCGACTGGGCTGCGGACTGCGCGACGCTCGGCGTCTGGCTGCGCAAGGAGTACTGGGGGCGCGGCTACTCCGGGGAGCGCGCCGACGCGCTGCTCGAACTCGCGTTCGACCGCCTCGACTTCGGCGTCGTCGCCGTGTGCCACGACGCCGGCAACGAGCAGTCCCGGCGCGCCATCGAGTCGTACGTCGAGCGCCACGGCGGCCGCCGCGAGGGACTGTTACGGAACGTCGCTGCCGGGTCGGAGGGCGGCGTCGACCAGGTGCGGTACACGATCTCCCAGTCGGAGTGGCGGACCGCCGGCCGGAAGTGA
- a CDS encoding transporter produces MDSVETTPTEQSSIGAGAVTGAVVYVVGYLVTYLWQGNSVSESFEVINFLVELAGGDPIPTWQVVGWLYYNAHNVAFTTPALGSGRTAQNLVADGNAPMLLYLVPVVVLLLAGFVVARYADATDVESGARAGVTVAAGYAVLAAIGLFVFRYSVGDATVHVDYALGVLLAGIVYPVVFGALGGVLGAVTR; encoded by the coding sequence ATGGATTCAGTCGAGACGACGCCGACGGAACAGTCGAGCATCGGGGCGGGCGCTGTAACCGGGGCTGTGGTCTACGTGGTCGGCTACCTCGTCACGTACCTCTGGCAAGGAAACTCGGTCTCAGAGTCGTTCGAAGTCATCAATTTCCTCGTGGAGTTGGCTGGCGGTGACCCGATTCCCACCTGGCAGGTCGTCGGCTGGCTGTACTACAACGCCCACAACGTCGCGTTCACGACGCCCGCGCTCGGCAGCGGCCGGACGGCCCAGAACCTCGTCGCGGACGGGAACGCGCCGATGCTGCTGTACCTCGTCCCGGTCGTCGTCCTGCTGCTGGCCGGGTTCGTCGTCGCGCGGTACGCCGACGCGACCGACGTCGAGTCCGGCGCTCGCGCGGGCGTCACCGTCGCTGCGGGCTACGCCGTGCTCGCGGCAATCGGCCTGTTCGTCTTCCGGTACTCGGTCGGCGACGCCACCGTCCACGTCGACTACGCGCTCGGTGTGCTGCTCGCCGGCATCGTCTACCCCGTGGTATTCGGCGCGCTCGGCGGCGTGCTCGGTGCGGTGACGCGCTAG
- a CDS encoding GNAT family N-acetyltransferase, with protein MVRPYEPGDGDALWELKRGFETGLGENTGSDEKGDRYDAKLTDDYRRRWLDWVARCVDEDAGCVQVAERDGGLVGYAFVLPESLSFVWDAAVLNEIYVEPAHRGEGVADDLMAAAISVARDQHLPLDRMVLDVDRENERAQSFYERYGFEHWGEMVARDL; from the coding sequence ATGGTCAGACCCTACGAGCCGGGAGATGGGGACGCTCTCTGGGAGCTCAAACGCGGCTTCGAGACCGGCCTCGGCGAGAACACGGGCAGCGACGAGAAAGGAGACAGATACGACGCGAAGCTCACCGACGACTATCGCCGGCGGTGGCTGGACTGGGTCGCGCGCTGCGTCGACGAGGACGCCGGCTGCGTCCAGGTCGCCGAGCGCGACGGCGGCCTCGTCGGATACGCGTTCGTCCTCCCCGAGTCGCTGTCGTTCGTCTGGGACGCCGCCGTCCTGAACGAGATTTACGTCGAGCCGGCCCACCGCGGGGAGGGCGTGGCCGACGACCTGATGGCGGCAGCCATCTCCGTCGCGCGGGACCAGCACCTCCCGCTCGACCGCATGGTGCTGGACGTCGACCGCGAGAACGAGCGCGCGCAGTCGTTCTACGAGCGGTACGGTTTCGAGCACTGGGGTGAGATGGTCGCCCGCGACCTCTAG